The following coding sequences lie in one Deltaproteobacteria bacterium HGW-Deltaproteobacteria-18 genomic window:
- a CDS encoding ammonium transporter → MFEEKKQTTALLRPKVWALTLLLATFTPVMAFAEGEALSQEHGNLLWTLIAAILVMFMQPGFALVEMGFSRAKNAGNILMKNLLDFAAGVPVFFLLGFGIMFGQDISGFFGSSGFALAGVDPTTAGGQWDLTFLFFQSVFAATAATIISGGIAERTKFSAYIIVSIAVTALIYPISGHWAWASLWGGDALGAGWLEGMGFIDFAGSTVVHSVGGWVALAGAIVVGPRLGKYTADGKAKAIPGHNIPLAGLGVFILWFGWFGFNPGSTTTVDGTIGYIAVNTAMAACTGALGAMIFAWIKHGKPDTSMSLNGALAGLVAITAGCYEVSPVGSLIIGLLAGVLVVISIEFIDQVLKIDDPVGASSVHGVCGVFGTIAVGFFAAPGYGDNVGIFYGGGSEILVTQVIGAAAVFAWAFGAGLALFTILKMTLGVRVTQEEELKGLDITEHGMESYNGFQIFTNE, encoded by the coding sequence ATGTTCGAAGAGAAAAAACAAACAACCGCCCTGCTCAGACCAAAAGTCTGGGCCTTGACCCTATTGCTTGCAACTTTCACCCCGGTCATGGCCTTTGCCGAAGGCGAAGCGCTCTCGCAGGAGCATGGCAATCTGCTCTGGACACTGATCGCGGCCATCCTGGTCATGTTCATGCAGCCTGGATTCGCCCTGGTTGAAATGGGCTTTTCCCGCGCCAAAAACGCCGGAAACATCCTCATGAAAAACCTGCTCGATTTTGCCGCCGGCGTGCCGGTATTTTTCCTGCTCGGCTTCGGCATCATGTTCGGACAGGACATTTCGGGATTCTTCGGTTCCAGCGGCTTTGCCCTGGCCGGGGTCGATCCGACCACCGCAGGCGGACAGTGGGACCTGACCTTCCTGTTCTTCCAGTCCGTGTTCGCGGCCACGGCGGCGACAATCATTTCCGGCGGCATTGCCGAGCGGACAAAATTTTCGGCCTACATCATCGTCAGCATAGCGGTCACGGCACTCATCTATCCGATCTCGGGGCACTGGGCCTGGGCAAGCCTCTGGGGCGGGGACGCGCTCGGCGCGGGCTGGCTCGAAGGAATGGGATTCATCGACTTTGCCGGCTCCACCGTGGTTCACTCCGTTGGTGGCTGGGTAGCCCTGGCCGGTGCGATCGTGGTCGGACCCCGTCTGGGCAAGTACACCGCTGACGGCAAGGCCAAAGCCATTCCCGGGCACAACATCCCCCTGGCCGGGCTTGGCGTGTTCATCCTCTGGTTCGGTTGGTTCGGCTTCAACCCCGGCAGCACCACCACCGTTGACGGCACCATCGGCTATATCGCGGTCAACACCGCAATGGCGGCCTGCACTGGTGCTCTTGGCGCCATGATCTTCGCCTGGATCAAACACGGCAAGCCTGACACATCCATGTCCCTGAACGGCGCGCTGGCCGGCCTGGTGGCCATCACCGCCGGATGTTACGAAGTTTCTCCCGTAGGCTCGCTGATCATCGGCCTGCTGGCCGGCGTCCTGGTCGTCATCTCCATCGAGTTCATCGATCAGGTCCTCAAGATCGACGATCCGGTCGGCGCCTCCTCCGTGCACGGCGTCTGCGGCGTATTCGGAACCATCGCGGTGGGCTTCTTCGCGGCACCCGGCTACGGCGACAACGTGGGCATCTTTTACGGAGGCGGCAGTGAAATCCTCGTCACGCAGGTCATCGGCGCGGCAGCGGTCTTTGCCTGGGCTTTCGGAGCGGGCCTGGCCCTTTTCACCATCCTGAAGATGACCCTCGGCGTACGCGTCACCCAGGAAGAAGAACTCAAGGGTCTCGACATCACCGAACACGGCATGGAATCCTACAACGGCTTCCAGATCTTCACCAACGAATAA
- a CDS encoding transcriptional regulator, whose protein sequence is MKLVVAYIRPECLNAVKQELYAKKIYNMSVTNVLGSGRQKGFTETYRGVVMEVNLLKKLRLEIGVNDDFAEQAVEAINTGARTGKEGDGVIFVLECAAAIRIRTQETGPAAMG, encoded by the coding sequence ATGAAACTCGTAGTAGCATATATCCGGCCCGAGTGCCTGAACGCAGTCAAGCAAGAGCTGTACGCCAAGAAAATCTACAACATGTCCGTCACCAACGTGCTCGGCAGCGGACGCCAGAAAGGATTCACCGAAACATACCGCGGCGTGGTCATGGAAGTGAACCTGCTGAAAAAATTGAGGCTCGAAATCGGAGTCAACGACGATTTTGCCGAACAGGCTGTGGAGGCTATCAATACCGGAGCCAGAACCGGCAAGGAAGGAGACGGAGTGATCTTCGTGCTGGAATGCGCGGCCGCCATCCGCATCCGCACCCAGGAGACCGGACCCGCAGCCATGGGCTAG
- a CDS encoding ammonia channel protein, giving the protein MNPTDTAFIIICAALVMFMTPGLALFYAGMTRSKNALGTIMQSFAALGVITLVWIFWGYSLSFGTDMNGLIGGFDFLGMAGVGMEPHESIATNLPHMVFMIFQCMFAIITPALITGAFAERMRFSAFIIFIILWCTFVYAPLCHWVWGGGWMAQMGAMDFAGGAVVHMSSASAALAAALVIGKRKGYGKRSFLPHNLPMTMIGTALLWFGWFGFNAGSALAADGLAGNAFVTTHVAAATAMLAWVFAEWKFHGKPTTLGAASGAVAGLVAITPAAGFVGIMASVLIGLGAGVLCYFGVSLKARFGYDDSLDVVGIHGVGGIWGALATGLFASQAINPAGFNGLFYGNPGQLWIQFVSVVATCAFSFVVSYVLLKIVNAIVPIRVTEEEEEAGLDVAIHSESAYQA; this is encoded by the coding sequence GTGAATCCGACAGATACTGCTTTTATCATCATTTGTGCTGCCCTGGTCATGTTCATGACCCCCGGGCTGGCCCTCTTCTACGCGGGCATGACCCGTTCCAAAAACGCCTTGGGCACCATAATGCAAAGTTTTGCGGCCCTTGGAGTCATCACCCTGGTCTGGATTTTCTGGGGATATTCCCTGTCTTTTGGTACTGACATGAACGGGCTTATCGGCGGTTTTGATTTTCTGGGCATGGCCGGAGTGGGCATGGAGCCGCACGAGTCCATCGCCACCAATCTTCCGCACATGGTCTTCATGATCTTTCAGTGCATGTTCGCCATCATTACACCCGCGCTGATCACCGGAGCCTTTGCCGAACGCATGCGGTTTTCCGCTTTTATCATTTTCATCATCCTGTGGTGCACGTTCGTCTATGCTCCTTTGTGCCACTGGGTCTGGGGCGGCGGCTGGATGGCCCAGATGGGCGCCATGGATTTTGCAGGCGGAGCGGTCGTTCACATGAGCTCGGCCAGCGCGGCCCTGGCCGCTGCGCTCGTCATCGGCAAGCGCAAGGGCTACGGCAAGCGCTCCTTCCTGCCGCACAACCTGCCCATGACCATGATCGGCACGGCGCTCCTGTGGTTCGGCTGGTTCGGTTTCAACGCCGGCAGTGCCCTGGCCGCCGACGGCCTGGCAGGCAACGCCTTCGTGACCACTCATGTGGCGGCCGCCACGGCCATGCTTGCCTGGGTCTTCGCTGAATGGAAGTTCCACGGCAAACCCACGACCCTGGGCGCGGCTTCCGGCGCGGTGGCCGGTCTTGTGGCGATCACCCCGGCGGCAGGCTTTGTAGGCATCATGGCGTCCGTGCTGATCGGGCTTGGCGCCGGCGTGCTGTGCTATTTCGGCGTGAGCCTCAAAGCCCGCTTCGGCTATGACGACAGTCTTGACGTGGTCGGCATTCACGGCGTGGGTGGAATCTGGGGCGCGCTTGCCACGGGTCTCTTCGCCAGCCAGGCCATCAATCCCGCCGGCTTCAACGGCCTCTTTTACGGCAATCCCGGACAGCTCTGGATCCAGTTCGTGTCCGTCGTGGCCACCTGCGCCTTTTCATTTGTGGTCTCCTATGTTTTGCTCAAGATTGTTAACGCCATCGTGCCCATCCGTGTCACCGAAGAAGAGGAAGAGGCCGGGCTTGACGTGGCCATTCACAGCGAATCCGCTTACCAGGCTTGA
- a CDS encoding transcriptional regulator (indirectly regulates nitrogen metabolism; at high nitrogen levels P-II prevents the phosphorylation of NR-I, the transcriptional activator of the glutamine synthetase gene (glnA); at low nitrogen levels P-II is uridylylated to form PII-UMP and interacts with an adenylyltransferase (GlnE) that activates GlnA) — translation MKRVEIITRPYKLDEIKEALTGMGIQGMTVTDVRGFGRQRGHKEVYRGAEYQVDFVSKVKIEIVIDDEMLDQTLDVIQQAAKTGKIGDGKIFVSTIDNAIRIRTGESGGSAL, via the coding sequence ATGAAACGAGTTGAAATAATCACCCGGCCCTACAAGCTGGACGAAATCAAGGAAGCCCTTACGGGCATGGGCATACAGGGCATGACGGTCACCGATGTTCGGGGCTTTGGACGCCAGCGCGGCCACAAGGAAGTTTATCGCGGGGCCGAGTATCAGGTCGATTTCGTGTCCAAGGTCAAGATCGAGATCGTCATCGATGATGAGATGCTTGACCAGACCCTGGATGTCATCCAGCAGGCCGCCAAGACCGGCAAGATCGGCGACGGCAAGATCTTTGTCTCCACCATCGACAACGCCATCCGCATCCGCACCGGAGAGTCCGGCGGATCGGCTCTTTAG